Below is a window of Macadamia integrifolia cultivar HAES 741 unplaced genomic scaffold, SCU_Mint_v3 scaffold664, whole genome shotgun sequence DNA.
AACAGTAAACTCTGGCTCAAGctcaaaatatttttgttaattttacATCCAAGCAGCAGAGTCTTAGTGAAAAAGGTTAAAAGCAAATGGGAGAAGTACAAAAATTATGCTCTAATAAGTACAATCAGATCGATCTTGTGAAATGAGCTAATATGTCCACAGGATTCGCCAAAAGAAGGTTCAAAAGGTTCTCTAGGAATTCAAATAAACCTAAAGAAAGATCACTGATGGCTGGAATGTTCCTTAACTCCATCTTACTTGggaaaaagggaagggaaaagaaaaagtaaataaagatCCAAAGAATTCACTCAATGTCCCAACACCATGAAACTCAATATTCTTAGAAGATAAAATCTTAGGCTCATTATGCAATCTGGATAGCAAGGTTTCAtctagaaaaaaattaaaaccaatttTTCACATTTAAATTTGGTTAGTGGCTTCTGGCGCCCTAAATCCAAGAACTGCAGAAGGGATGGTACCCAAATCAGCAAGtataaaacccaaaatcaaaccCAGTTTGAGTTTTCAGCGGTTCATTATAAAAGCCTGAGAATATTATTAGAACAAATATTTTCTGCCATGCAGTAGGGAGAAGTTAATCCATCCTCCTATTAGAAAACTAAAAATAGCAAAGTCAACATTAGCATCTATAGAGCAATAACTGAGATGTATCACATCTCCATCAGCTAACAAGCACACAAATCTAATACAACGAAATCCTTTCAGTAGTAACAGATGAGCAAAAGATAATAAATTTACCTTCTGCAGATTCTGGCATGTACTTGGCAGTTCGATATTTCTGTCAGGCAAATTTAAAGGTTCACTCATGTCCTCAAAAACTAAATAACAATCAAGTTAAACATCCAAAGTTGTGCACTTTGCTAATaaggagaggaggagaaaaCCAACCTGCAAATGGCTTTTCACATGGAAGATGGTCAATCCTGCAGAGCCCATCAACCTCAGGATTCCCTTTGGAGTTGCCTCTACACTCAACAAAAAATAATGTCATTTGATGGCTCCTTTCTTGATTTGAGAAAGTTTTATCATACTACTTACTCTCTGCACCTCCAAGACGATTCACAGATTCAACAAACCGCTCATGAAGATCTGGAGTCCATCTAATCCGTGTTTTACTTGAGGCTGCTGCTCCAAATGAAACAGGACTGCCAGAAGTAAAAGAAATACCCCCTGAAGTAGGTCTTGGAGATTGCTTGTCTGGCTGAGTAGGGAAGCTTGGTTGTGCTAGTGGAGGGGTGAATGGATTACAACCAACCTATAATAATGGAAAAGCCCAAATCTAATCAAGCAAATTCTTCTCTATAATTATGCATATAATTAAAGCCACATATCTTCaatgaatggaaagaaaaatccATATTATGTCGGAGACTAAGAGAGGAGGGGAAAGAAAATAACTCACTCTAGGGATCTGACTTCTTTGGATAGGGTATGAGAGGTGACCACTGTCCAAGGTAGCTTCCTCACCAGCCAACTTATTTTGCAGAAGAGGGAGGTGGTCACTCCCAGGCAAATTTCTTGAGGAGATTCTATTGGATTCATCACAAAATACAGATTTCTGATTGCTATGCAATGGAAGTTTCACGACGGATTGCAAGGTATCCCTTGATTGAAGGTCAATATCATCATGCTTTGCTGAGTTAATAGAGAGGGGATCCTCATAAGGCTGTAACGATGGAATTGCTAGATCACAATTCTTGTGAAGCTGGAGGCTCCACGGGAGTTTGTCAACTTGATACTGGCACTGTGGAAAACCTATGTAGTCTTCAGCTGTATAAAAAGTAGAGGTTGTTGATCCAAAATGACTTGAAATTGTACCAGCAGGATTAGCTGTCCTGTGGTTTTCCAGTAGAGATCCTCCTCCCATAGCTGATGATGGAAATTGGAAACAAACTCCCATGTTCCAAGACTGCCGAGAACCAAAACTTCCAGAGGAGCAATCAGATAATTCAAAGGAATAATCACTCAAACATCCATTGCTTGGTTCTTGCCACTCAATCTTATGAGTGTTCATTTACACGAAGTCAGACTTTTCTATATCtatgaaagagaaaaactaCAAAGCACTGGAGAAACTACTTCACTAGCACCTTATTGTCTTTTATCTTAATCGACAGCAGAACAATATGAAAGTTTGTTCGGTTTTTGGTGAGTTCCCTCAGATGAAGAACCACGGCAACAACGCGTAAAATCAGAAAAAAGGATGAAACAGAAAGGGGGATAAACATCCTACTTAGAATTTAAAAGTTTATTTGGAGATATTGTTTCTTTCTCATATTCTACAAGACTTCTAACATACGATACCAATTTGAATGCATAATCTCATCAACCTTCTATATTATTCCTAAGATGGACAGAGATGAACAACAACTCGATATACCCAAAgcccaaaataaattaaaaatatgtCAAAActccatcaaaatataatatataaacaaataattaattaatgtatATTAACAAACAGACATCTGCTCATTCTATGATGATAAAATTGGAATGTGTACTGTGAGACATTGAATCCTAACTATAAAAAGGAGGTCAATTTTTAAATCTAGAACTTAAACAATTCCTAAAGTGAagcattttcactttttttattggaaatttGGAATTTTCTGCTATTGGTATCAGAAGCTAAACAATTTTGATGTGTAAGATACTGGCATAAATTCACAACCCCCAACAAGCCTTAATTATTCCTAAAATGGATAGGGATGAAAAGTAATAGAGTCAAAAACACAAATACATTGTGAGGCAAAAAAACAAACACATTTTGCTCATTtccaatagaaaagaaaagatcatGGCCTCTGGCTGCCTTCACTTCcttaaaatttaatatttttacatTAAAATGTGaatctaccaataaaaaaacagACCACAGAAGAACTtgtgtaaagaaaaaaaaaaaaacaacaatataaaataaatgcaGAACCAATTCCACAAACAAAGTAAAACAGAGGGTGGGGTTTCCTTTGCTTATCTGGGTACTCTGTAAATTACAAATACAGATAAAtattagaagagagagagagagaaagagagagtccTACCTCTATAAATATTTCactgttttgattgtttttggGAATCTTTGAGCGCccatttttccatttctgatgATAAAGAAAGTATCACTGTTATTCTAATAGTACATGTATAGTCACAGATGTTATTCCAAGTGAAGGCTCTATACGAATAAAATGTGATATTAGGAATTTGGTAGGAAAAAGGCCGATTCCTTTATGGGTTTGATGAGAAAAGAATATCCCAGGAGGATTTAGAGGCAGCAGTGGTCAAAAAGCACAGAAATTCCGCCTTTAGCACTAAAAACTCACTCTACCTCTCTGTCTGTCACGCTCTTGAGGATCAAATTCCCCAAGCTGCTGCGGTTGGAATGTTGGAGAAATGTGTTGTTAACGATTACACCTATGTTTTTTTACCCCGGAGACTGAGCAAGCAGCATGGAAGCGCACCAATCTGAACATGGCTGTTCGCCAAAATGGGGTGGGGGTCCGGGTGGAGATTGCCCAGCCTACTGGGCACTACTAGGGCTGTGGTCACCTACTCTTACAAATCCAAACAATATGGTACGGTCCCACAACCTCCTTTCCCTTGGCCATGCTCTTGAAGTTGAAGCTGCCTCCGCAAAAATAAACTAGTGTTCATAGGCTTATCCCTAATATTTTAGGGAAAAATGTAACATTAGTATCATTTTTAAAGGGCGTACCAGATACACTAGATTCCCACATGTGCGAGGTCCGGAGAAATTGAGTTTTGCATATTGGCTCACCCAGCTGCACATATGGGTTAGGTGTCAACACATGTCTCTTTGCTCATTCAAGTGCCATttttaccctttcttttttttaattttataatgGCGATAGGTGAGACAAGTGTTTGGAAGTCAAACGGAGATCTCAACTCTATGAAGCATGAAATGACCTATGTGCCTCCTTATGAGGACACAATGAAGTGGTATCGTAATCATTCATTGGTTCATTCCTTATGTTGCATGCTCAAAGAACCTTTTTAAATTTTAGTGGTTCTTTGTCTGGGAGTGTGATCTATGCCAATGCTTCTTGTgtgtgtatctctctctctctttctctaaggTTTTCTACAGGGGACGgattgttttctctttttttgctaacgacggtaTTAGTCCTGTGGGTCCATATTGATTCCACAATCATACGGAACGAgtcataccaaggttgaatgagaatcattaaACTTTAATCGAAAGCaataaagagcactaaacatgTCATGTGTATGGCACCAAGGAGATAAAAGGAATCAAACTCATAACTACACACTTTTTGGGACGAATATCCTTTACCAACTTAATTACCCTTGGGTTTATGCGTATTCCAATCTGATTCTTTAAGCATGCTCCAATTTCTAAAGCCGCTTCATCCTTTGTTGGATGGATTTCTTGTAAAGTGTTGTCCATTTCAACGTCGAATCCAATCATACAATCCACCAGACAATGACCTTAACCATTTGGtccctctttttcttatttgagGGCATTCTAATCCCCACAGTATTACACCACGTAGGGAATATGTTATAAGAAAAGTGAGAAAGCAAGAGATTTACAATTTGTGAACAAATGCCCAGCACACTTTGTAGCATGTGGTGCCTAGAAGCCCATTGCTACACCTCCTGATTCACATCTCCCCTTAGCCCTAGCTTCCTCCATAGAATAGGATAGAAAGAATCCCTCGTGGTGTATGAAAAGTGAACCAAGTGGCTTACTTGTTAGCTGGATAAGGACATACCTTCACCATCATGAGTCCATGACCTTTCATTATGAATTATCAAAGctatatttattttcaatattgTTGTGACTGAAGGGGTCCAAGTGATCCTAAGACTAATGTTAGctatggttttcttttctttatctccaTGAGAAAAGTAATACAAAAAATTGCAAAGAAATGGATTTGGAGATTTGGTTCCATAAGGGttaaaagaaattttaaatCTTTAGCATAATAATAAGTCACCTTTTTCATGGTATGTTTCTTATCTCCCtttctcatatgaaatgacattgCTGCCCTcttttgatattatttttattttattcgaGTTACTATACCGATGTGTAGTAGTAGGCGGTATAGTAGTTCTATCCAATCTACATCCATTTCTGGTTCCTTAGCCTCCCTATTTATGCTTCCTATTACTTATTAGGCATCATCAAAGGCtcttgaaatgaaattttcaaattgcaATATAGTAGAAAGGAGGTCGCTTTGAGAGGAAATGTATGCTATTGCTCAGTCACTTTCTATTCCCTAGAtgattgttgatgatttaaataTCATAAAAAGCCCAAATGAGAATATTGAAGGTGCAGGTCTGAACTAAAATGCTATCTATGAGTTTTGTAGTTGTGTTGAAAAATCACACTTCATTGGTGTGCTCATGTATGTTGCTTGCTGAGGGAGTATTTCATTGTTGGGAGATGGTTGATTACTGGGCAACTTGGAAAGGAATCTCGTGTGAGTGACCcaatgtgtgcctagtgggagtcgaacttaggacgtccgaatTTATAGGTCGTACCAAGTTCAttactcaccaactgcgctaaccCCAACAACAACTgcttagtgcagttggtgagttgtggtgtgtataaaacccatgctcactaggaggtctcgagttcgagtctcctagctgttacctacttccctccctacttatcaaaaaaaaaaaaaaaaaaaactgcgcTAACCCCTTGGGTTAAACAAATTATCCAACAACtcaaatattaaattaaaataatttaaggTAAACAATTGCAGAGTATTTATATCACTCATCCGTAAGGTAAATATTCAAGTGTCCACTTGGAAAATCCCTTTCATAGTTGCTCCCTTAGAGTCACTTTTCCCTTCATGGTTATGTGACGGTTCACCCAGATAAAGGCAATATCAAAATTGATACAGGAGGTcagtaatattttttatttataaccaAATTTAATTGCAAATAacataaaggagagagagaaagagcataCAACATCACTTACCATAAGGGCTATGAACCCTCTAAAAAAGAGATTTCAGAGATTCCCTAATAACCCTTAGTTTAGCAATGTCACCAACAAAGAAAGTTGGGTGAGTGTATCCATATAAGAGAAAAGTTCCGATCCTCGATATGAAAGGTCAGCCAAGAATaatttcatctaaaaaaaaaattatttctaccTTATCTTATTGTTCCCTTCTTTCCAATGGATCAAATAAGCAcgaataagaaaacaaaacactACTTGCCCAAAGCTCCATGAGATCTCAGATCCTTGAGTTTGATAccaattttgattaaaaaaataaatgtcacAAAAGTAAACCCAAATAGCTAtataagacaaaaaaatatgattaatagATTCCCCATTAACAAGCACAACGTGCACCCacaattcataaataagcatTATCTTTTAGTGTACCCAAACTGGTCCTTATATTCTCTATAGCCTTATATATTCTAAAGAGGTAGTTCCTAAATTAAGATAAGAAAATTAATGACTTTAGATTGGTTAAGTAGACTGTTAATAATCATACTTATATTAAACTtatgaaattaaatatttatgAGAATAAAGAACTCATTAAACAAGTGAAAGCCTTCATGCGGATTAAAAAACCTACGATGTTGACCTTTTGATGAAAGATACTTTGGATAAattatagataaataaatatagaaatttccttttctttctcaatGGGGATAAGGACAACTGTGAAGACCAAGGCAAACATAATACTTTCAATtaataaatagaaactaataataaataaataaaaataacatttttttggtTGACCTTTGGGACCGTTGAGAGAACAACTCTATGCTTCATGTGGTTGGATAAGTTGTCCCTTTGAACAACCCAAAGATCATAACCTACATCATATACTTCAGTTAATCTAAGTAAAAAACCATATTTAGGAAGATTCAAAAGAGAAAGCCATGAAAGACCCTGCATGGAagtcttattatttttctcCCACCTAGAAACATGGCTACAAGATTCATGAAGCTGAGAAACATGCCATTCATGCATGGATCCGAATGAGGAAGattttaaggctatgtttgcCTGTTTGGTAtgtaaaaaattcattatgGGTATAGCCTGTATTTTGGAGTGACAAAAATATTGTTTGgtatatgtttttattttaaattattagaATTGGATCAAGAATTAACCACGTTGTGGAATGTCCTAAAATTCTATTTCGAACAAATTTTGTTTGGTATATTGTTGTTGCTCCAAAATGCATTCTCATAATGCATATCAAGCACAatcttaaattttcttttagcatttttaGCATAAACAACCGTTTAGGTGGTCCCCATTGCATTCGTAGACTTGTCAAGCAAGTAAATACCTCCGACCTTATCCTTAAGACCTACTTTTAGTGCTTTGTGATGTATGTTGTGAACCCTTAGTAAACGAGACCCTTATTATGAAAGGAACTTATCTAAAGACCCTGCAAGCACAGTGGTAACTCAAGATCAATAGTTAGCATGTAAGTACAATACTGTCATGTAAGGGAACCTAGAgtctttttttaaaattaaacatGAAAGCCTTTCGAACAAAAGAGGAGTACTGTTAGCATAAACACGTTTACACGTTCttgttttttaccgtttaaaataCGTTTTCCCGTATGCTTCTCAAAGATACCTAAAAAGACAGCAAACAACAAGCATTTCCGTTCTaaacatgttttattttttttggcgtTTTTTAAGACGTAACTTGTtaaacataatgtctacttaattgaccatatctttcTCTCCTGAACTCTAATCTACTTGATTATTTGGCCGACTTGAAGCTAATTCAGTGGGCTATATTTCTCATCATAGCACCTTCAACTTAATATCAATGCATAGATCCTTAAATCGATATACAATTtgatgcatttgctgaaaaatatttttaaagtgatgactcctaactcaaactgaacatacattactccaagagtgtgttgactgTGTTGataacaatgaacaacatcatagccaaaccacattgctcaataaaactttgATATGTGTAGTGTATGAATTTAAAATTGGTaatggatgatattcaattatatgtcataaaacttataatgagacatgatatatatatatatatgcattagtgttggatactgtagttattttgaacattagatgcaaatattcatgtaataattcattaatttataCGAGTTTAGTACCATTTTTTTGCttaatttatacgagtataGTACCGTTTTTTGAGTCCcgtttgtttaaaatctacacgtttaaaactcaTACCATccgttttccattttttgaccatttatttgaccgtatcgttcaaaaaattttactgtttaaaacccgtatcgTTCGTTTATGCTTTTTTGTCATTCCCATTTTTGCTAACAGGGAATTCCCCATACCCACTATTCGAAAAAAAAAGCTTGTTATAGCAGCTCAAACCTCCGATCGGGAAATGAAGTTCTAACCAGCCCTAGCCCTCAAGTCTGGACAAAAGCTTTGATTGGACCACTCTAAGATGCCAAAATTTGCAAACATATGCCTTCAAAGGAATTGCCGGGTATTAAGCAGATTACGTTGAGATGTTAAAATGAGATTCTAAGAGATCTCTTctcttaaaatattttatattatgtAAAAGCTGCCTAATTTAGTTGTTAATTACAACTATGGGactatttttgagaaaaataacatACAAGTAGCTATACTAATATGGTTCTATTCATTGTTTTCAATTTCATACACGTGCATATATATTTTATAGAACAATGGTAGGTTCTATCAAATATAAACCAAGGATTGATTTTACAAacaatattttaatattttatatacAAAATAGATGTGCTTCATACTAACTGAAAAACTACAAATTCAATTAATCCGTTATGatacaaaatattttttgcCTATCATTgtcaattttcaaaacttttagaaaaaaataaaaacacttaAATAGGAATCTTAGGAGGTTTTTCTTATATTAAGGGAAGGAagtcaaaacaataaaataggaaatcttaAGAGGTTTAAATGTAATGTACCAACTATGGTATAAAATCAATTCGTGCtttcatatgtcaaatttcaagaaaatttaCGGAAGGAagtcaaaatgataaaaataaggaatcttaggatttttttttttttcatatctaTACGATCCACAGTATTAAAGCAAGAcccatgataaaaaaaataataataataatagtaaaaaaatcatcttaatAAGACAAACAATCCAAatatctcaaaacccttgtcatgttaaacaaagaggagaacatcctaagaaaataaaaaatctaaagtcaacatcaggggcaaaacCCAGGGTTGGGATGGCCAAAagttagggtaaaaaaatcagggccgaATTTAGGGCGGGCTGGGCtaggcgggccaaagacatatACCCTTACttaccctgaccctgactcagggtcgggccggccctcagggccaaacttgcacctctAAAAGCAACTACTTGACCACATCcaatattcaaaattttacattttaaaaaagagcaacccaataTGCGAGACTCCCGCTACTATTCAGTCTGGgaggggaaaatttttaaattttaagatATAATTTATTTGAATATAACATAAAATTTAATTAACCCCAATATTACCACAAATAGTCTTACAAAATGCATCTCTTTCAGAtggaactctctctctcatatgggCATGCATGCATGTGTATCGCATTTGCATCTTGCCATCGTATGGGTACTATTAGAAACAGGAAAtcaattataaaaaatgaaaaaacaagaaggaGAAAGTTTTACCCCTCACTATTGATACAGGATTATTTAACCATTTTATCCTCCTCTAATCCAACACCATTGATACCTTGGTCAAGTATCAATATGAATCAATACTGCCAGCCTGACAAGAATTATATCTGAACAACCTTTTCCATCTTTCAGGGAGGAAcatcaatttgggttttaaGTATCTATCACTTTTTATATGAAATATTTTTCGTTATTTGAATTATGTGTATAAAGTACAAGTGCATTATAAAACATTCAAGCATCTGTTGTCCATTCAAGAGAGGATGAAAAGCACAATTCATGTCTTTTTATCAGTTTTTATGGATGCTTACTGGAAGCTTATAGGTATATTCCTTTTAGTaatgcaccaccaccaccaccaaccatGAGCCTGACAAAAGTTTGTTCCCCTGTTTAATTTAATACTTTATTATAAATTTATTAAACTCTTCTTTAACACACATCAGTTAGAATCTTCTCTTAAAGACATGGATATTCCAAAATGGTATTAGTAAGGCTTGATAGGCATTGTCTTTCCATCCTTCCCCACCCCtttcattacccaaaaaaaccCTAGTATCAAAGCTTTCATCCATTTCTTAACCACTAATATCTTATTAGAAACCAAGGTTtcaaaagaaataaactaagggTCTTGTCTTATCACtttcccaaccccccccccccaaaaaaaaaaaaaagaggcttaGTATCAAAGCtcccatttattttttaacaccTCTATATATTATTAGAAATCAAAGTTTCAAAACAAAGAACCTATGGGCCTTGTCTTACCACTCCCCTAtccaccccacaccccccccccccaaaaaaaaaaaaaaaacctagttcCAAATCTCCCATTTATTTCTTAACACCTCTATATATTGTTAGAAATCAAGGTttcaaaacaaagaaacaatGGGCCTTTTCttaccattctctctctctcccccctccccccctaaattttcaaaaataaaataaaatatctaaaaGCCTTGTATCAAAGTTCCTAACTATTTCAACCTTCTATATATTAGAAATAAAGGTTTCTAAACAAAAGAATCTATGTATTTCATGCAATACTATCATCATCTTCCTTTGTTCTGAATGTCTCATTAATATTTGTTACAAAATTAACATCATTATATGCAGTTTGGGGGGAAGGGGATGAGGGAATAGGAGAGAAGGATGATGAATGATTCATTAGAGAACTTATTATGATTGTACTAAAAGATAAGCAAAGGTAAAATAGGCCGAGGACAAAACTTGTCAATAAATAAGTCCCCCTCAAATTTTGACTATAACAAAAACCATCTTGATTAGATGAATCTTTAGTCGTTCTCAtacttcaatatatatatatatatatatatataaagcatAGTTTAAAGGGTTTATTTATATGTACTTTTGAATGTAAAATATTAAGAATAAATCCGTTAAATCACATTTTAGAGATACGATAAGATCAACTCgtgaagaatatatatatatatatatatatatatatttttcatcaaTAACTCATTAGAGCCCTGACCATCCCCtctaatatttaaaaatattaattagGATACAACTTAAGGGAATGGACTGGGCTTGACTTGAGAAAAAATCatacatgatatatatatatatatatatatatatataaaccaacAATAATTAGAAAATTAATTGAAGTACAATGCAAACAATGGGAAGGCCTAACAACCATTAAAGCAACCTTGGTTCATTGCTTGAGGAAGCTAATtgtccttcaaaaaaaaaaaaaaaaagagagagagagagagagagagagagagagagagagagagagagagagagagtcttatCCTTGATAGTTCTACAGGTAACAATAAATTTAAGaatccctcccctcccctccctccgGACGCTAATGCCAATTCTTCTTAAGTGACAATTATCAATTGAATATATAATCTTAGATAACTGATTGAATGTTTCCACCTGTCATTGCTGGctgattttttagaaaaatattttttaatagaaaaaaatcatataatatAACCTACATACAAATTTGACATGTGTTGGTTCACCTTCTCTAGCTTTGGGTATTGGTTATATACTTATATGTATTatggaatggaagaaaaaaaaaaaaaggattgtcGCATTAGTGCCATTACATGGTTTAGTGTAAGGAGAATCTCTCGACCACACCTCCAGTTATGCTAGACGGTAGGAATGTGTCGCAATCTTAAACTGTTGGATAGAAAGGAATTGATTGGAAATGTCAAATATTAAAtttcatattcaaattcaaCCATATATACCCTATAATGTATTGGCATGCAACCCAATGTATGTCCATACACGTGTACCATAATTTGACCCATAGTATTATGTGGTATTCTATTTCCTGGAAATTTCAATACTTTGTTTTGCCACTTAACAAATCATGTTTGAGCTAAAAACTTATATTagttttcttttgaaaatgttAGTAGAAATTTGAATTGGGCTACTCACTATAATGATTGTTCGAAGGAAGTAtttggaaagaaatttttttttttttttttttttgtaaaaatataatattttgcctattt
It encodes the following:
- the LOC122069609 gene encoding myb family transcription factor PHL5-like isoform X2; this encodes MGVCFQFPSSAMGGGSLLENHRTANPAGTISSHFGSTTSTFYTAEDYIGFPQCQYQVDKLPWSLQLHKNCDLAIPSLQPYEDPLSINSAKHDDIDLQSRDTLQSVVKLPLHSNQKSVFCDESNRISSRNLPGSDHLPLLQNKLAGEEATLDSGHLSYPIQRSQIPRVGCNPFTPPLAQPSFPTQPDKQSPRPTSGGISFTSGSPVSFGAAASSKTRIRWTPDLHERFVESVNRLGGAEKATPKGILRLMGSAGLTIFHVKSHLQKYRTAKYMPESAEGKSDRKTCLNNIAQIDVKTGMQITEALQLQLDVQRHLHEQLEIQRNLQVRIEEQGRQLKMMFEEQQKTNSSHFQTENLDNLFSENLNNLEDIQLSTIGEQSESTHFHSVIN
- the LOC122069609 gene encoding myb family transcription factor PHL5-like isoform X1, which codes for MNTHKIEWQEPSNGCLSDYSFELSDCSSGSFGSRQSWNMGVCFQFPSSAMGGGSLLENHRTANPAGTISSHFGSTTSTFYTAEDYIGFPQCQYQVDKLPWSLQLHKNCDLAIPSLQPYEDPLSINSAKHDDIDLQSRDTLQSVVKLPLHSNQKSVFCDESNRISSRNLPGSDHLPLLQNKLAGEEATLDSGHLSYPIQRSQIPRVGCNPFTPPLAQPSFPTQPDKQSPRPTSGGISFTSGSPVSFGAAASSKTRIRWTPDLHERFVESVNRLGGAEKATPKGILRLMGSAGLTIFHVKSHLQKYRTAKYMPESAEGKSDRKTCLNNIAQIDVKTGMQITEALQLQLDVQRHLHEQLEIQRNLQVRIEEQGRQLKMMFEEQQKTNSSHFQTENLDNLFSENLNNLEDIQLSTIGEQSESTHFHSVIN